A portion of the Cryptomeria japonica chromosome 5, Sugi_1.0, whole genome shotgun sequence genome contains these proteins:
- the LOC131043955 gene encoding cytochrome P450 716B2, producing MEFNFEDSISKALIDLQKPSSTLFLILSSVFASTLVMLIIAKNGRSSKNLPPGSLGWPVIGETIQFLKAYRAHKSKEWVKERVAKYGPVFKTSLMGCPTVILTGQAGNRFLFHNDGHSIMNKQPKNITRIFGERGIGELSGEEHKRIRGAIMQFMKPEALQRFVGRMESVVVQHFADCWEGKDCVTVTPLMKQLTFQVACDLFFSLKDKEERESLANEFNTAVKGIWSIPVDLPGTAFRKAFQARCRVTKRLSLLLERRRRDIEQGKVSPDQDLMSCLITMRDENGEPLTEDEILDIVIVVMIAGHDTTYNLLTHLVRGLSLDPHIYESILEEQMAVLEGKNPNEPLTWEDLRKMKYSWKVAQETLRLFPPIFGSFRKAIEDVEYQGYVIPKGWQLFWETSSTHWNEEIFKEPHKFDPSHFDTQVSRYVFTPFGGGPRICPGFDFAKIETMIFLHHLVTKWKWSMKDPNEKIMCEPSPVPIMGLPINLQAKGK from the exons ATGGAGTTCAACTTTGAGGATTCAATCAGTAAAGCTCTGATTGATCTTCAGAAACCCTCAAGTACCCTGTTTCTCATATTGTCCTCTGTGTTTGCTTCAACCCTTGTTATGCTGATCATAGCCAAGAATGGAAGATCATCCAAAAACCTTCCTCCTGGAAGTCTGGGGTGGCCTGTGATAGGTGAAACAATTCAGTTTCTGAAAGCATACAGAGCCCACAAATCCAAGGAATGGGTAAAAGAAAGGGTTGCAAAATATGGGCCTGTTTTCAAAACATCTCTAATGGGGTGCCCAACAGTGATCCTCACTGGCCAGGCAGGCAACCGCTTTCTCTTCCATAATGATGGGCACAGCATAATGAACAAGCAGCCCAAGAACATTACAAGGATTTTTGGTGAAAGAGGCATTGGTGAACTTTCTGGTGAAGAGCACAAGAGGATAAGAGGTGCCATCATGCAGTTCATGAAGCCCGAGGCATTGCAGAGATTTGTGGGCAGAATGGAGTCTGTTGTTGTGCAGCACTTTGCTGATTGTTGGGAAGGGAAGGACTGTGTTACAGTGACTCCATTGATGAAGCAGCTTACTTTCCAAGTTGCATGTGATCTGTTTTTCAGCTTGAAGGACAAGGAAGAGAGGGAAAGCTTGGCCAATGAGTTTAATACTGCTGTTAAGGGAATTTGGTCAATTCCTGTGGATCTGCCAGGAACTGCCTTTAGGAAGGCCTTTCAAGCCCGTTGTAGAGTGACCAAGAGGTTATCTTTGCTATTGGAAAGGAGGAGAAGGGATATAGAGCAAGGCAAGGTCTCCCCTGATCAAGACCTAATGTCATGTTTGATCACCATGAGAGATGAAAATGGTGAACCCCTCACTGAGGATGAGATCTTAGATATTGTCATAGTTGTCATGATAGCTGGTCATGATACAACTTATAATCTTCTAACTCATCTTGTGAGAGGGTTGTCCTTGGACCCACATATCTATGAGAGTATTCTCGAAG AGCAAATGGCAGTCTTAGAAGGGAAAAATCCCAATGAACCTCTTACATGGGAAGATTTACGGAAAATGAAGTATTCATGGAAGGTTGCTCAAGAAACATTACGTTTGTTCCCTCCTATATTTGGTAGTTTCAGAAAAGCAATTGAAGATGTTGAATATCAAGGCTATGTGATTCCCAAAGGCTGGCAG TTGTTTTGGGAGACGAGCTCTACACATTGGAATGAGGAGATTTTCAAGGAACCTCATAAGTTTGATCCATCTCATTTTGACACTCAAGTTTCACGTTATGTGTTTACACCATTTGGAGGAGGTCCTCGAATTTGCCCTGGTTTTGATTTTGCAAAGATAGAGACGATGATATTTTTGCATCATTTAGTAACCAAATGGAAGTGGTCAATGAAGGATCCCAATGAAAAAATAATGTGTGAGCCTTCTCCTGTTCCTATCATGGGATTGCCAATAAATCTTCAAGCCAAGGGAAAATGA